CCTATGACGAGCACGCCCCGCTGCTCGATGTCGCGCTCCGCCCCGACGAGGTGGTCGCCGACGTCATCGTCCTCGCCGCGGGCCGGACCACCCCTGCCCAGCCCGGGGTCACGATGCCCCGCACCCAGCTCGCGGCCGACAACCTGCCGGTCTTCGAGGCCTACGCCCAGGCGCTCGCGGAGCACGGGTCGGGGCACGAGGTCGTGATCGTGGTGTCCAACCCCGTCGAGCTGGGGGTCGCCGTGATGGCCCGCGCGCTGGGCCGGCACCGGGTGATCGGCATGGGCGCCTGGCTCGACACACTGCGGTTCCGCCGCGAGCTGGCGGTGTCGCTCGGCCTGCGGCGCCACCGCATCGGCGGGTTCGTGGGAGGACAGCACGGCGAGGACCTGGTCCCGCTGTGGTCGACCGTGCGGATCAGCGGGCTCGACGTGGACGAGCGCCGCCAGGCGCTGGCTGGGCTGCGGCGCGGTCGGACCCTCGACACGTTCTCCGGCGAGGTCGCCCGCGCACAAGAGCTGCTCACGCAGGTCGCCGCCGACGATCCCGGGGCGGCCTTCGACCTGATCGGCTCCTGGCCCCCCGACCTGCGCGTCGTGGCCCGGCCCTGGATGACGCACACCAGCGGCGCGAAGACCGCGAACGGCACCGCCAACGCGACCGTCGGCCTCCTGGACACACTGCTCGACGGCCGAGACACCGTCGTCGCCGGGCAGGTGGCGCTCTGCGACGAGACCACCGTGGGCGGCGAGCCGCTCGACGGCGTGCTCGGGGTCCCGGTGGTGCTCGGGCCCGAGGGATGGACTCGCGTGCTGCTCGACGAGCCCGCGCCCGACGAGGTGCGGCGGCTGACCGCCTCCCGCGACCGCATCGACGCCACCCTCGCCCACGTCGGCTTGGGCCGCGCCGTCGGGGGCCCCGCGGCGGCCGCCGTCCCGACGCACGCCGCCGCGGGCGCCGGCTCCGCCATCGCCGGCGGCGTCTCGTGACCGCCGACCCGCGCTGGGTCGCGCTGGTGCGCGGCGCCGATCGCCCGGGCACGCTCACCGCGCTGACCAGCGTCTTCTCGACCCGAGGCGTCAGCTTCGACTCCCTGGCGACAGGCGCCGTGGACGGGGGCTCGGGGAGCATCGCCGTGACGTTCCACGCGTCCCTGCGCCGCCAGCAGCACCTGGTGCGCACCGTCGAACGGCTCACCGCCGTGCAGTCGGTGGTCGTCCGCCCGGCCTCCGACCCCCGCGTCCGTGCCGCCGGGGTGGTGCAGATGCCGCCCGGCGTCCCGTTCGCGCCGCCGCCCACGGTCGCGGTGCGGTGGTCCGGGGACGCCGCCGCCGGGCAGCCCGTGATCGTCGAGGGGTCGCTCGCCGACATCGGCGCCGTGGTGCTGCGGGCCCGCGAGCAGGGGGCGCTGGCCACCGCGACGGTGGTGCTGAGCGCCTGAGGGACGGTGACCGCAGTCCTCCGCAGGGAGGATGGCATTCGCTCCCGCTGGACGACGCCGTGGGCGACTCCCCGGCGTTAGCGTGGCGGCATGCCGTACCCGCGGTCATCCGACGAGCGTGCCTGGGGCCCGGCCGGCATGGCCGATGGGCCGTTCGGGCCGCCGTGGATGCGCGGCGGGCGCGATCCCGAACGCGCGCGCCGCCTGCGCGCAGTCGCGCTCACCGTTCCGGCCGCCGTGCTCGCAGTGCTCGTCACGGCGGGCAGCTCCGTCGCGGACCGGCTCTCGACGCACTCACGCCCGCTCGACGCCCTTGGGCACCTGCTGGTGCTCGTGGCGCCGGCGTGCCTGCCGATCGTCGGCCTGGGCCGCCGTGCGGGGGCGGTCGCGGGAGTCGTGGCCGCGCTGGGCGTGGGGGCCTACCTGCTGCTTGGGTACGCCGTCGGACCAGTCCTGGTGCCCTTGCTCGTCGTCGTGGTGGTGCTTGGTGGCGGCGGACGCCGCACGGTGTCGTGGACAGTCGCAGGACTCGGCATGACGGCGGTCGTCGCGCGCGGCCTGACCGACCCGGAGGTCCGGCCGACGTCGGTGGTGCTGTGGGCGACGGCGTTGCTCGTCGCCGGCGTGCTCGGCGAGGCTGCTCGGGGTCGCGGCGAACGCGTGCGAGCCGTGCAGGCCGCACGCGCGTCGCAGGCGGCGGCAGCGGCGACGGCCGAGCGCCTGCGGATCGCCCGCGAGCTGCACGACGTGATCGCGCACTCGCTGTCCGCGATCAGCGTCCAGGCCGGTGTCGGGCTGCACCTCATGGACGGCGAGCCGGAGCGGGCGCGTGAGGCGCTGCGGCACATCCGCTCGACGAGCGTCGAGGCCCTGGACGAGGTGCGGGAGGTCCTCGGCGTCCTGCGCGCCGAGGGGGAGGCGCCTCCCCGCGCGCCAGCCACGACCACGCTCGGTGACGCTGTGCCACGGCTGCTCGACGCCTCACGGGCCGCCGGCCTCACGGTGGAGGAGGACATCGACCCTGCCGTGCTGGCCGGCATCGGGCCGGACCGTGCCGCAGTGCTCGTGCGGGTGCTCCAGGAGGCGCTCACGAATGTGCGGCGGCATGCCGGGGAGGGCGCTCGCGTCGCCGTGCGGATCACGCAGGACGCGTCCGCCACCGCCCTCGAGGTGGCGGACGACGGCGGCGAGCGCGACCCGTCGACGCGCGACGGTGGAGCCGCTCCCGCTCCCGCTCCCGATCCCGATCCCGATCGCGGAGAGCGGGGCGCCGGCGGCGCAGGGCTCGGGCTCCGCGGGATGCGCGAGCGCGTCGAGGCCCTGGGCGGGGCTGTCGACGCGGGCCCGCGGGGCGCTGGATGGGCGGTCGTCGTCGAGCTGCCGCGGGGGGCGCCGTGATCCGCGTCGTGCTGGCTGACGACCAGCAGCTGGTTCGCGCCGGCCTGCGCGCACTGGTCGACGCCGAGCCTGGCCTCACGGTCGTCGGCGAGGCGGCCACGGGCGACGAGGCCGTCGCCGTCACCCTCGAGATGCTGCCCGACGTCGTCCTCATGGACATCCGGATGCCCGGGCTGGACGGCTTGGAGGCCACCCGGAGGATCGTCTCGGACCCTCGGGCCGGCGGTGTGCACGTCGTCGTCGTCACGACCTTCGAGCTCGACGAGTACGTGGCCGACGCCATTCGCCACGGCGCCAGCGGCTTCCTCGTCAAGGACACCGAGCCTGCCGAGCTGTTGCGGGCCGTGCGGGTCGCGGCGGCCGGGGAGGCGCTCCTGTCGCCC
The sequence above is a segment of the Cellulomonas chengniuliangii genome. Coding sequences within it:
- a CDS encoding lactate/malate family dehydrogenase — translated: MDVAVLGAAGDVGRQVCTQLIERRVLPTSSRLQLVGRADGPSARATHGLRADLIDAYDEHAPLLDVALRPDEVVADVIVLAAGRTTPAQPGVTMPRTQLAADNLPVFEAYAQALAEHGSGHEVVIVVSNPVELGVAVMARALGRHRVIGMGAWLDTLRFRRELAVSLGLRRHRIGGFVGGQHGEDLVPLWSTVRISGLDVDERRQALAGLRRGRTLDTFSGEVARAQELLTQVAADDPGAAFDLIGSWPPDLRVVARPWMTHTSGAKTANGTANATVGLLDTLLDGRDTVVAGQVALCDETTVGGEPLDGVLGVPVVLGPEGWTRVLLDEPAPDEVRRLTASRDRIDATLAHVGLGRAVGGPAAAAVPTHAAAGAGSAIAGGVS
- a CDS encoding response regulator transcription factor; the encoded protein is MIRVVLADDQQLVRAGLRALVDAEPGLTVVGEAATGDEAVAVTLEMLPDVVLMDIRMPGLDGLEATRRIVSDPRAGGVHVVVVTTFELDEYVADAIRHGASGFLVKDTEPAELLRAVRVAAAGEALLSPTVTRRLLERVARATRDAPPLPGLDDLTGREREVVVLVGEGLSNDEIGERLFLSPLTVKTHVLRACGKLGARDRAQLVVAAYESGIVRPGWAV
- a CDS encoding sensor histidine kinase gives rise to the protein MPYPRSSDERAWGPAGMADGPFGPPWMRGGRDPERARRLRAVALTVPAAVLAVLVTAGSSVADRLSTHSRPLDALGHLLVLVAPACLPIVGLGRRAGAVAGVVAALGVGAYLLLGYAVGPVLVPLLVVVVVLGGGGRRTVSWTVAGLGMTAVVARGLTDPEVRPTSVVLWATALLVAGVLGEAARGRGERVRAVQAARASQAAAAATAERLRIARELHDVIAHSLSAISVQAGVGLHLMDGEPERAREALRHIRSTSVEALDEVREVLGVLRAEGEAPPRAPATTTLGDAVPRLLDASRAAGLTVEEDIDPAVLAGIGPDRAAVLVRVLQEALTNVRRHAGEGARVAVRITQDASATALEVADDGGERDPSTRDGGAAPAPAPDPDPDRGERGAGGAGLGLRGMRERVEALGGAVDAGPRGAGWAVVVELPRGAP